The following coding sequences lie in one Porphyromonas asaccharolytica DSM 20707 genomic window:
- the secY gene encoding preprotein translocase subunit SecY, whose amino-acid sequence MRLVDTIKNIWKIEDLRKRILITILYVVIYRLGSFVVLPGVNPDTLTSLASQTSEGLMALLNMFSGGAFSNASIFALGIMPYISASIVMQLAAIIIPSMQKMQREGESGRRKINQWTRYLTVLILLIQAPAYLLNLDMQLRAAGASLPSGFMYRVFATVILAAGSMFVLWLGERITDKGVGNGISFIILIGIIARLPHALIAEFNYRLISSSGGLVAFLAEIVFLLFVTAGAILLVQGTRKVPVQYAKRVVGNKQYGGARQYIPLKVNAANVMPIIFAQAIMFIPISLASYFTGGDGTPSRFIQVLSDNTSFWYNFIFATLIILFTYFYTAITINPTQMADDLKRNNGFIPGVKPGRSTRDYLDGIMDRITLPGALFLALVAIMPAFAQILGISSAFAQFFGGTSLLILVGVVLDTLQQVESHLLMRHYDGLLKSGRIKGRTGSVSAY is encoded by the coding sequence ATGCGGTTAGTAGATACAATTAAGAATATATGGAAGATCGAGGATCTGCGTAAGCGGATTCTCATCACGATCCTGTATGTGGTCATATACCGACTAGGTAGCTTCGTCGTATTGCCTGGAGTCAACCCCGATACGCTGACCAGTCTAGCCAGCCAGACCAGTGAAGGTCTGATGGCTTTGCTCAACATGTTTTCGGGAGGAGCCTTCTCCAATGCTTCGATATTTGCTCTAGGTATCATGCCTTACATCTCGGCAAGTATCGTCATGCAGCTGGCAGCGATCATCATCCCCTCTATGCAGAAGATGCAGCGAGAGGGTGAGAGCGGACGACGCAAGATCAATCAATGGACACGCTACCTGACGGTGCTGATCCTATTGATTCAGGCTCCTGCCTATCTGTTGAATCTAGACATGCAGCTACGCGCTGCTGGAGCGTCGCTACCTTCGGGCTTCATGTATCGTGTATTTGCTACCGTCATACTAGCTGCGGGCAGTATGTTTGTCCTTTGGCTCGGTGAGCGTATTACAGACAAGGGTGTAGGCAATGGTATCTCATTCATCATTCTTATCGGTATTATTGCTCGTCTGCCTCATGCCCTGATAGCGGAGTTTAACTATCGTCTCATCAGTTCATCGGGTGGTCTTGTAGCATTTCTTGCTGAGATCGTATTCCTACTGTTCGTTACAGCAGGGGCTATCCTACTGGTACAGGGTACACGCAAAGTCCCCGTGCAGTATGCCAAGCGTGTAGTGGGTAATAAGCAGTATGGTGGCGCACGTCAGTATATCCCTCTCAAGGTGAATGCAGCCAACGTGATGCCTATCATCTTCGCTCAGGCGATCATGTTTATACCTATCTCATTGGCTAGCTACTTCACAGGAGGTGATGGTACGCCTTCACGCTTTATCCAAGTATTGTCTGACAATACAAGCTTTTGGTATAACTTCATCTTTGCTACGTTGATCATCCTTTTCACCTATTTCTATACGGCGATAACGATCAACCCCACACAGATGGCCGATGACCTCAAGCGCAACAATGGATTTATCCCAGGCGTCAAGCCAGGGCGTAGCACGCGAGACTATCTCGATGGTATTATGGATCGTATCACACTGCCTGGAGCACTCTTCCTCGCACTTGTTGCTATCATGCCAGCCTTTGCTCAGATACTGGGTATCAGCTCGGCGTTTGCACAGTTCTTTGGAGGTACGTCACTGCTCATCCTCGTAGGTGTTGTCCTAGATACGCTACAGCAAGTCGAGAGTCACCTCTTGATGCGTCACTACGATGGTCTGCTCAAGAGTGGACGTATCAAGGGACGTACGGGTTCCGTATCAGCATATTGA
- the rpsD gene encoding 30S ribosomal protein S4 gives MARYIGPKSKIARKFGEPIFGADKVLSKKSYPPGQHGNSRRRKQSEYALQLREKQMAKYTYGVLERQFRNLFEKAQRSSGITGEVLLQLLESRLDNVVFRLGIAPTRAAARQLVSHRHIVVDGEVVNIPSYTLKPGQIIGVRERDKSMEVIADSLAGYNHSKYPWLEWDGRTYSGKLLNVPTREEIPEPIKEQLIVELYSK, from the coding sequence ATGGCAAGATATATTGGTCCTAAGTCCAAGATCGCACGAAAGTTTGGTGAGCCCATCTTTGGTGCAGACAAAGTCCTGAGCAAGAAGAGCTATCCCCCAGGTCAGCACGGCAATAGTCGTCGTCGCAAGCAGAGCGAGTATGCGCTCCAGCTCCGCGAGAAGCAGATGGCAAAGTACACCTATGGGGTCCTAGAGCGTCAGTTTCGCAATCTCTTTGAGAAGGCACAGCGCTCCTCAGGCATCACAGGTGAGGTGCTATTACAACTCCTCGAGTCTCGTCTAGACAATGTTGTATTCCGTCTAGGCATAGCTCCCACGCGTGCTGCTGCACGTCAGCTCGTCTCTCACCGTCACATCGTAGTTGATGGTGAGGTGGTCAACATCCCCTCCTACACGCTTAAGCCCGGACAGATCATCGGTGTACGTGAGCGTGACAAGTCCATGGAGGTCATCGCAGACTCTCTCGCTGGATATAATCATAGCAAGTATCCATGGCTAGAGTGGGATGGACGTACTTACAGTGGTAAGCTCCTCAACGTACCTACACGTGAAGAGATCCCCGAGCCCATCAAGGAGCAGCTTATCGTCGAATTGTATTCTAAGTAA
- the rpsE gene encoding 30S ribosomal protein S5, with translation MAIATNRVTATNDLDLKDRLVAINRVTKVTKGGRTFTFAAIVVVGNEDGVVGYGMGRASEVPAAIAKGVEAAKKNLIRVPIHNGTIPHEQIGRFGGARILLRPASAGSGVIAGGAMRAVLDSVGVTDVLAKSQGSTNPHNLVKATIAALAELRSPLMVAQSRGISVERVFKG, from the coding sequence ATGGCAATAGCAACAAATAGAGTCACAGCTACCAATGATCTAGATCTTAAGGATCGCCTAGTAGCTATCAATCGAGTAACTAAGGTCACGAAAGGTGGTCGCACCTTTACCTTTGCTGCGATTGTTGTCGTCGGTAACGAGGATGGCGTCGTAGGATATGGTATGGGGCGTGCCAGCGAAGTGCCTGCAGCCATCGCCAAGGGCGTAGAGGCTGCTAAGAAGAATCTTATACGCGTACCCATCCACAACGGGACCATACCTCATGAGCAGATCGGTCGCTTCGGAGGTGCTCGCATCTTGCTACGCCCCGCCTCTGCCGGTTCGGGCGTTATCGCAGGTGGTGCTATGCGTGCGGTACTAGACAGTGTAGGTGTTACAGACGTCTTGGCAAAGAGCCAGGGATCGACGAACCCCCACAACCTCGTCAAGGCTACCATCGCAGCACTTGCTGAGCTACGTAGCCCCTTGATGGTTGCTCAGAGCAGAGGCATCTCTGTAGAGCGCGTGTTTAAAGGATAA
- the rpsQ gene encoding 30S ribosomal protein S17 — protein MERNHRKERIGIVTSNKMDKTITVASRFKEKHPIYGKFVSKTKKYYAHDEKNETNIGDRVRIMETRPLSRTKRWRLTEIIERAK, from the coding sequence ATGGAAAGAAATCATAGAAAAGAGCGCATCGGGATCGTCACCAGCAACAAGATGGACAAGACCATCACCGTAGCCTCACGCTTCAAAGAGAAGCACCCTATATATGGTAAGTTCGTCAGCAAGACTAAAAAGTACTATGCACATGACGAGAAGAATGAAACAAACATCGGTGACCGTGTTCGCATCATGGAGACACGCCCTCTGAGCCGCACCAAGCGTTGGAGACTCACCGAGATTATAGAAAGAGCGAAGTAA
- the rplN gene encoding 50S ribosomal protein L14, protein MIQQESRLNVADNSGAREVLCIRVLGGTRRRYASVGDVIVVTVKSVIPSSDMKKGTVAKALIVRTKKEIRRTDGSYIRFDDNACVLLTPNGELRGTRIFGPVARELRAVNMKVVSLAPEVL, encoded by the coding sequence ATGATACAGCAAGAATCAAGACTCAATGTAGCAGACAATAGTGGTGCTCGCGAGGTACTCTGTATCCGTGTACTCGGTGGCACCCGCCGCCGCTATGCTTCGGTCGGAGATGTCATCGTGGTGACTGTCAAGAGTGTCATCCCCTCTAGCGATATGAAGAAGGGAACTGTCGCTAAGGCTCTCATCGTAAGAACAAAAAAGGAGATACGTCGTACAGACGGCTCCTACATCCGCTTTGATGACAACGCCTGCGTACTACTCACCCCCAATGGCGAGCTACGTGGTACACGTATCTTCGGCCCAGTAGCTCGTGAGCTACGTGCCGTCAATATGAAGGTCGTGTCTCTAGCTCCTGAGGTCCTTTAA
- the rplX gene encoding 50S ribosomal protein L24 yields MSKFHIKKGDIVMVNAGDDKGKTGRVLKVLVKKQRAIVEGLNMVSKHTKPNAQNPQGAILSMEAPIHISNLNVLDPQSGKGTRIGRRRDDNGKLVRFAKKSGEVIK; encoded by the coding sequence ATGAGCAAGTTTCATATCAAGAAAGGCGACATCGTCATGGTAAATGCTGGCGACGACAAGGGCAAGACGGGACGTGTCCTCAAGGTACTTGTCAAGAAGCAGCGTGCGATCGTCGAGGGACTTAACATGGTATCTAAGCATACCAAGCCCAATGCACAGAACCCCCAGGGAGCTATTCTCAGCATGGAGGCTCCAATACATATATCTAACCTGAATGTGCTAGATCCTCAGTCTGGCAAGGGAACGCGTATAGGACGTCGCCGTGATGACAACGGTAAGCTAGTACGCTTCGCTAAGAAGTCAGGAGAAGTAATTAAGTAA
- the rpmD gene encoding 50S ribosomal protein L30, with the protein MAKIKIEQVRSRIRCNKSQKRTLDGLGLRKMHQVVEHEDTPQIRGMVAKVHHLVQVVE; encoded by the coding sequence ATGGCAAAAATCAAAATCGAGCAAGTCCGTAGTCGCATACGGTGCAACAAGTCTCAGAAGCGCACCCTCGACGGTCTAGGTCTTCGCAAGATGCACCAGGTTGTAGAGCATGAGGATACCCCTCAGATCAGGGGTATGGTGGCCAAAGTACACCACTTGGTTCAGGTCGTAGAGTAA
- the rpmC gene encoding 50S ribosomal protein L29: MQISEIKELTTEEIRERIEAEQASYQQKRIDHYVSPSENPAAFKEQRRTIARLKTVLAERETNN, translated from the coding sequence ATGCAGATAAGCGAAATCAAAGAGCTCACAACGGAGGAGATCCGTGAGCGCATAGAGGCTGAGCAGGCTTCATACCAGCAGAAGAGAATAGACCACTATGTCTCTCCATCTGAGAATCCTGCAGCTTTTAAAGAGCAGCGTCGCACGATCGCTCGTCTCAAGACTGTCCTCGCTGAGCGAGAGACAAATAACTAA
- the ykgO gene encoding type B 50S ribosomal protein L36 codes for MKVRASIKKRSEDCKIVRRKGRLYIINKKNPKFKQRQG; via the coding sequence ATGAAAGTTAGAGCATCAATCAAAAAGCGATCAGAAGACTGCAAGATCGTCAGACGCAAAGGACGTCTGTACATCATCAATAAGAAGAATCCTAAGTTCAAGCAGCGTCAAGGATGA
- a CDS encoding DNA-directed RNA polymerase subunit alpha: MAILAFQQPDSVLMLDASDHYAKFEFKPLEPGYAMTIGNALRRILLSSLEGYAIASIRIEGVEHEFATIPGVLEDVTHIILNLKQIRFKAAVEDPQEETITLHVTGRNTFQAGDLNQVLTSYKVQNPDLVICNLAEDADFTIELRINKGRGYVVSEENRREDDPVNTLPIDGIYTPIRKVNQTTEAYRVDQRTDYEKLVLEIETDGTIHPREALRQAATILISHFALFTDKEFEVELPEEEPDQLLDNQTMKVRTQLMTDLATTDLSVRALNCLKAAGISTIADLLSRDRDELLKIKNFGKKSLVEIEQFLADQDLDFDMDLTPYRLDND, encoded by the coding sequence ATGGCAATATTAGCATTTCAACAACCTGACAGCGTTCTCATGCTGGACGCTTCGGATCACTACGCCAAGTTTGAATTTAAGCCTCTAGAGCCAGGCTATGCTATGACTATTGGCAACGCCTTGCGGCGCATCCTCCTCTCATCGCTAGAGGGGTATGCAATAGCTTCTATCCGTATCGAAGGTGTAGAGCATGAATTTGCTACTATTCCAGGGGTGTTGGAAGATGTAACCCATATCATACTCAACCTCAAGCAGATCAGATTCAAGGCTGCCGTAGAGGATCCTCAAGAGGAGACCATCACGCTCCATGTCACAGGTCGTAACACCTTTCAGGCTGGTGACCTCAATCAGGTCTTAACGAGCTACAAGGTGCAGAACCCCGACTTGGTCATTTGCAATCTTGCTGAGGACGCTGACTTCACTATAGAGCTACGCATCAATAAGGGACGTGGCTACGTCGTCTCCGAGGAGAACCGTCGTGAGGATGACCCCGTCAATACCCTCCCCATTGATGGTATCTACACCCCGATCCGTAAGGTCAATCAGACCACAGAGGCATATCGTGTAGATCAGCGTACAGACTACGAGAAGCTTGTCTTAGAGATTGAGACTGATGGCACGATCCACCCACGTGAGGCACTGCGTCAGGCTGCGACGATCTTGATCTCGCACTTCGCACTCTTCACGGACAAAGAGTTTGAGGTCGAGCTCCCCGAGGAGGAGCCTGATCAGCTCTTAGACAATCAGACGATGAAGGTTCGCACGCAATTGATGACAGACCTAGCGACGACAGATCTCTCTGTCCGTGCGCTCAACTGCCTCAAGGCTGCGGGCATCTCCACGATTGCAGACCTGCTGAGTAGAGATCGCGACGAGCTCTTGAAGATCAAGAACTTCGGCAAGAAGTCGCTCGTGGAGATCGAGCAATTCTTAGCAGATCAGGATCTAGACTTTGATATGGATCTCACACCCTATAGATTAGATAACGATTAA
- the rplR gene encoding 50S ribosomal protein L18, with amino-acid sequence MNKKAQRRKHIKTRVRGKISGTPQRPRLSVFRSNKQIYAQVIDDIEGRTLASASSLKMETSGTKKEVAAQVGQEIARVALAAGIDTVVFDRNGYLYHGRVKELADAARTGGLKF; translated from the coding sequence ATGAACAAGAAAGCACAAAGAAGAAAGCACATCAAGACACGTGTGCGTGGCAAGATAAGTGGTACACCCCAGAGACCACGTCTGTCTGTGTTCAGAAGCAATAAGCAGATCTACGCACAGGTCATCGACGATATAGAAGGACGTACCCTAGCGAGTGCCTCCTCACTCAAGATGGAGACCTCTGGTACTAAGAAAGAGGTAGCCGCTCAGGTAGGACAGGAGATAGCTCGTGTAGCTCTTGCTGCCGGCATTGATACGGTAGTTTTCGATCGTAATGGATATCTCTATCATGGTCGCGTCAAGGAGCTAGCAGATGCAGCTCGTACAGGAGGTCTTAAATTCTAA
- the rplE gene encoding 50S ribosomal protein L5 encodes MALTVNLKKQYNEQIAPDLMKHFAYKSSMQVPRLEKIVINQGLGMATGDKKIIDVAIDELTQITGQKAVATYSRKDISNFKLRKQMPIGVMVTLRGDRMYEFLERLVRVALPRIRDFKGINSKMDGRGNYTLGISEQIIFPEINLDSITKILGMNITFVTSAPTDEEGFELLKQFGLPFRTTNK; translated from the coding sequence ATGGCACTGACAGTAAATCTTAAGAAGCAATACAACGAGCAGATCGCTCCCGATCTGATGAAGCACTTTGCCTACAAGAGTAGCATGCAGGTGCCTCGCCTAGAGAAGATCGTCATCAATCAAGGCTTGGGCATGGCTACAGGTGACAAGAAGATCATCGACGTCGCAATCGATGAGCTCACACAGATCACCGGACAGAAGGCAGTAGCAACATACTCACGCAAGGATATATCCAACTTCAAGCTACGTAAGCAGATGCCTATCGGTGTCATGGTTACACTGCGTGGTGACCGTATGTACGAGTTCCTCGAGCGTCTCGTACGTGTCGCACTCCCACGTATCCGTGACTTCAAGGGTATCAACTCTAAGATGGATGGTCGTGGTAACTATACCCTAGGTATCTCAGAGCAGATCATCTTCCCTGAGATCAACCTCGATAGTATCACGAAAATACTAGGGATGAACATCACTTTTGTAACCTCAGCTCCTACCGATGAGGAGGGCTTCGAGCTACTCAAGCAATTTGGACTTCCCTTCCGTACTACTAATAAGTAA
- the rpsN gene encoding 30S ribosomal protein S14: MAKESMKAREAKRQKLVQKYAKRRAELKAAGDYESLQKLQTLPRNSSSVRLHNRCKITGRPKGYMRQFGISRIQFREMASAGLIPGVKKASW; this comes from the coding sequence ATGGCAAAAGAATCAATGAAGGCCCGTGAGGCCAAGCGCCAGAAGCTCGTTCAGAAGTATGCGAAGCGTCGTGCTGAGCTCAAAGCTGCTGGAGACTACGAGTCCCTGCAGAAGCTACAGACACTCCCACGCAACTCTTCTTCTGTACGTCTGCACAACCGCTGCAAGATCACGGGACGTCCCAAGGGTTATATGAGACAGTTTGGCATCAGCCGTATCCAATTCCGCGAGATGGCTTCCGCCGGTCTTATCCCAGGGGTGAAGAAAGCCAGCTGGTAA
- the rpsM gene encoding 30S ribosomal protein S13 has translation MAIRIVGVDLPQNKRGEIALTYIYGIGRSSAARILDAAGVDRNIKVQDWTDDQAAAIREQISSGYKVEGDLRSETQLNIKRLMDIGCYRGIRHRLGLPLRGQSTKNNARTRKGKRKTVAGKKKATK, from the coding sequence ATGGCAATAAGAATCGTCGGCGTCGATCTGCCGCAAAACAAGAGAGGTGAGATAGCCTTGACCTATATATATGGTATAGGTCGTAGCAGTGCTGCTCGCATCTTGGATGCTGCAGGAGTCGATCGCAACATCAAGGTCCAGGATTGGACAGATGACCAAGCTGCTGCTATTCGTGAGCAGATCTCCAGTGGCTACAAAGTCGAGGGTGATCTACGTAGCGAGACACAGCTCAACATCAAGCGTCTCATGGACATCGGCTGTTACCGAGGCATCAGGCATCGTTTAGGACTCCCCCTACGTGGACAGAGTACTAAGAATAATGCCCGTACACGTAAGGGTAAGCGCAAGACAGTCGCTGGTAAGAAGAAGGCAACTAAGTAA
- the rpsH gene encoding 30S ribosomal protein S8: MTDPIADYLTRLRNAIKAGHRVVEIPASNIKKDITKILFDKGYILNYMFEEEGCKGTIKVALKYDLSNKVNAIKCLKRVSRPGLRKYVGYKDMPRVLNGLGIAILSTSHGVMTDKEARELKIGGEVLCYVY; encoded by the coding sequence ATGACAGATCCAATAGCAGATTATCTCACCCGATTGCGCAATGCAATCAAAGCGGGTCACCGTGTGGTAGAAATCCCAGCTAGCAACATCAAGAAGGACATCACTAAGATCCTCTTTGACAAGGGCTACATCCTCAACTACATGTTTGAGGAGGAGGGATGCAAAGGAACCATCAAGGTCGCCCTCAAGTATGACCTCTCGAACAAGGTCAATGCAATCAAATGCCTCAAGCGTGTCTCACGCCCAGGCTTACGTAAGTATGTAGGCTACAAAGATATGCCTCGCGTACTCAATGGACTAGGTATCGCCATCCTATCTACATCTCACGGTGTCATGACAGACAAAGAGGCTCGTGAGCTCAAGATCGGTGGTGAGGTACTATGTTATGTATATTAA
- the map gene encoding type I methionyl aminopeptidase: protein MIYLKTSEEIELMRVANRLVGETLGEVAKHIAPGITTKQLDTIAYTFICDHGATPAFLGYGGFPASICTSINDHVVHGIPSDREILHEGDIISVDCGTHINGFTGDSAYTFAVGEIDPEVERLLTVTRDSLYLGIKQAVEGHYVGHIGAAVQRHCEAQGYGIVRELVGHGIGHEMHEDPNVPNYGHPGFGPKLRAGMCICIEPMVTMGRRKIVFESDGWTVRTHDGKPAAHFEHCIAIMPDGQAPQILSTYEYIKEALGTREF from the coding sequence ATGATTTACCTAAAGACATCTGAGGAGATAGAGCTGATGCGTGTGGCCAATCGACTCGTCGGAGAGACCTTGGGAGAGGTGGCAAAGCACATCGCTCCTGGGATTACCACAAAGCAGCTAGACACGATCGCCTATACGTTTATATGTGATCATGGAGCTACTCCTGCGTTCTTAGGTTATGGAGGTTTCCCAGCCAGCATCTGTACCTCGATCAATGATCACGTGGTGCATGGCATCCCTTCGGATCGAGAGATCCTGCATGAGGGAGACATCATCTCTGTAGATTGTGGTACGCATATCAACGGCTTTACAGGAGACAGTGCTTATACTTTTGCGGTAGGAGAGATCGATCCCGAGGTGGAGCGTCTGCTGACGGTCACTCGAGACTCTCTCTATCTAGGGATCAAGCAAGCTGTCGAAGGTCATTATGTCGGGCACATCGGAGCGGCAGTCCAGCGTCACTGTGAGGCACAGGGCTATGGTATCGTTCGTGAGCTCGTGGGACATGGTATCGGGCATGAGATGCACGAAGATCCCAACGTCCCCAACTACGGTCATCCAGGATTTGGTCCCAAGCTACGAGCAGGTATGTGTATCTGTATCGAGCCTATGGTGACGATGGGACGGCGCAAGATCGTCTTCGAGTCAGATGGATGGACTGTCCGCACACACGATGGCAAGCCCGCAGCGCACTTCGAGCACTGTATAGCTATCATGCCCGATGGGCAAGCTCCGCAGATCTTATCTACATACGAGTATATCAAAGAAGCTTTAGGCACACGAGAGTTTTAA
- the infA gene encoding translation initiation factor IF-1, whose protein sequence is MAKQTAIEQDGVVLEALSNAMFKVQLQNGHIITAHISGKMRMHFIRILPGDKVKVEMSPYDLTRGRISYRYK, encoded by the coding sequence ATGGCTAAACAAACTGCTATTGAACAGGATGGAGTCGTCTTGGAGGCATTGAGCAATGCCATGTTCAAGGTGCAGCTCCAGAATGGGCATATCATCACGGCACACATATCGGGCAAGATGCGTATGCACTTCATCCGTATACTGCCAGGAGACAAAGTCAAGGTAGAGATGTCTCCATACGACCTCACACGTGGTCGTATCTCCTATAGATACAAGTAA
- the rplO gene encoding 50S ribosomal protein L15, whose protein sequence is MDLSTLKPAEGSVKSRRRIGRGQGSGRGGTSTRGHKGAKSRSGYKHKVGFEGGQMPIQRRLPKFGFNNINRVDYRPVNLAALEHLAQDTTFFPNQAETAVITKDILVAAGLASRNDLVKILAQGELTRPIQVEADAYSARAKELIEAQGGSIQ, encoded by the coding sequence ATGGACTTATCTACACTTAAGCCAGCCGAGGGCTCTGTCAAGTCTCGTCGTCGTATCGGTCGTGGTCAGGGTTCTGGCCGTGGTGGTACGTCTACACGTGGACACAAGGGAGCCAAGTCTCGCTCTGGATACAAGCATAAAGTTGGATTTGAGGGTGGTCAGATGCCTATACAGCGTCGTCTACCTAAGTTTGGCTTCAACAACATCAATAGGGTAGACTATCGTCCTGTGAACCTAGCAGCTCTCGAGCACTTGGCACAGGATACCACATTCTTCCCTAATCAAGCAGAGACAGCCGTCATCACCAAGGATATACTAGTCGCTGCTGGTCTAGCCTCTCGTAATGATTTAGTAAAGATCCTAGCACAGGGTGAGCTGACGCGACCCATACAGGTCGAGGCGGATGCTTACTCAGCTCGTGCCAAGGAGCTCATCGAGGCTCAGGGAGGATCGATACAATAA
- the rpsK gene encoding 30S ribosomal protein S11 yields the protein MAKKTVTKKRAVKVDAQGQAHIHSSFNNIIITLTNSEGQVISWSSAGKMGFRSSKKNTPYAAQLAAQDCAKTAFDLGLRKVKAYVKGPGNGRESAIRTIHGAGIEVTEIVDVTPLPHNGCRPPKRRKV from the coding sequence ATGGCAAAGAAAACCGTAACAAAAAAGAGAGCAGTCAAGGTCGATGCCCAGGGGCAGGCGCACATACACTCTTCTTTCAATAACATCATCATCACCCTCACCAATAGTGAAGGGCAGGTCATCAGTTGGTCCTCAGCTGGTAAGATGGGATTCCGTAGCTCTAAGAAGAACACCCCCTATGCCGCTCAGCTCGCAGCTCAAGACTGCGCTAAGACAGCATTTGATCTAGGGCTACGCAAGGTCAAGGCCTATGTCAAGGGACCCGGCAATGGTCGCGAGTCTGCTATCCGTACCATCCATGGTGCGGGTATCGAGGTGACAGAGATCGTCGACGTCACGCCACTGCCACACAACGGATGTCGTCCTCCTAAGAGACGTAAGGTCTAG
- the rplQ gene encoding 50S ribosomal protein L17: protein MRHNKKFNHLGRSKAHREAMLANMASSLIMHKRINTTVAKAKELRKFVEPIITAAKNDTTASRRLAFSYLRDKEAVKELYGAVVVKVGDRPGGYTRILRTGLRLGDNASMCIIELVDFNDNIAKSASAPKSEGKKRTRRSRRGGGAAKEAAQQEAPATEETAQE from the coding sequence ATGAGACACAATAAGAAATTCAACCATCTAGGCCGCTCCAAGGCACATCGTGAGGCTATGCTTGCCAATATGGCTAGCTCGCTCATCATGCACAAGCGGATCAATACGACAGTGGCCAAGGCTAAGGAACTGCGTAAGTTTGTCGAGCCTATCATCACTGCGGCAAAAAACGACACCACCGCATCTCGTCGTCTAGCCTTCAGCTACCTGCGTGACAAGGAGGCCGTCAAGGAGCTCTATGGCGCCGTCGTCGTCAAGGTCGGCGATCGCCCTGGAGGTTATACACGCATTCTACGCACGGGTCTACGTCTTGGAGACAATGCCTCTATGTGCATTATCGAGCTTGTAGACTTCAACGACAATATAGCTAAGAGTGCCTCTGCTCCTAAGAGTGAGGGCAAGAAGCGTACACGTCGTTCACGTCGTGGTGGAGGCGCTGCTAAGGAAGCTGCCCAGCAGGAAGCTCCAGCTACAGAGGAGACAGCGCAAGAGTAG
- the rplF gene encoding 50S ribosomal protein L6, with protein MSRIGKLPIAIPQGVTVSQEDHYVTVKGPKGELKQYIDPRIEVSVEDGEITLTRHSDERQERSLHGLYRQLIHNMVMGVHEEFTQTLELIGVGYRATNQGQILELSLGFTHAIYLVLPDEIKIETQMVRNQTPKIILKSCDKQLLGQVCAKIRSFRKPEPYKGKGVRFLGEEVRRKSGKTAGK; from the coding sequence ATGTCTAGAATAGGTAAACTACCCATAGCTATACCACAGGGCGTGACCGTCTCTCAGGAGGATCACTACGTAACAGTAAAGGGCCCCAAGGGTGAGCTCAAGCAATATATAGATCCTCGTATCGAGGTCTCAGTCGAGGACGGAGAGATCACACTCACACGTCACTCTGATGAGCGTCAGGAGCGCTCGCTACACGGTCTCTACCGTCAGCTAATCCACAACATGGTGATGGGTGTACACGAAGAGTTCACCCAGACGCTCGAATTAATAGGTGTCGGTTACCGCGCTACCAATCAGGGGCAGATCCTAGAGCTCTCACTAGGCTTCACGCACGCCATCTATCTCGTACTCCCAGACGAGATCAAGATCGAGACGCAGATGGTACGTAATCAGACCCCTAAGATCATCCTAAAGTCTTGCGACAAGCAGCTACTAGGACAGGTCTGTGCTAAGATTCGTTCATTCCGCAAGCCAGAGCCTTACAAGGGCAAGGGTGTTCGCTTCCTCGGTGAGGAGGTACGCCGCAAGTCTGGTAAGACGGCTGGTAAGTAA